Proteins encoded by one window of Haematobia irritans isolate KBUSLIRL chromosome 2, ASM5000362v1, whole genome shotgun sequence:
- the TTLL4B gene encoding tubulin tyrosine ligase-like 4B isoform X1 yields MAPISEKRMISQQQQQQQSHQPSEVSILAPAVAMMKDGGGSSAIGGAHAFIQNALSHHHNNHHHHQHHNHHHHHHNHHQHAKENATGGAGGVRKSLPGNTNPKSLEILDFHETWLEEMEVYKDMMHVKKQTQPAQLLGSHNHAHTPQGCQIDANHQNYHHHNHHHNNASANKMSSHVTTAATPDSSDVKSMAGRTIVGNGNVANNIPNGSAKRRIANDNKTRVRVGQTMPMETSLKEGRSEMANGNQMHLKRPREETPTKMVNGGNGGNKITSPNSSNHTNAKRSGHSVTTHANATKIPPPTADTTMAPKATIAAMTSSSTPLSPPDSSTTAHNNTKLTTTPASPNASADCKTNTKIIVNQFHASSLLNGHKLEEKEKILKQNGLKNTSPNTAKETSLYAANYLVNGDARNNVNNISNGMTTPSKDSSNYVGVSLANEVTTNGNTQEEYPDDDDPSTAIDDVNLDTDSDFDEDYTGEPFHIKDDDGEKLQSKTKPYVHYTPKCILSPSLFPNVPPYLNYSSHIDPGPPMPAALHKILKWKLSPAMPKIVKRIVLNSGFRIIKNTTDWMAVWERHMKSPGFRTIRSHQKYNHMPGSVRIGRKDSIWRSINENVKKYGRKEFGFMQKSYIMPEELEDLRKAWPRNVIRRTKWIVKPPASARGTGISIVNKWSQFPKDRPLVVQKYIERPLLINDNKFDMRIYVILTSINPLRLYMYKDGLARFASVKYSSELNSLDERCMHLTNYSINKFSESYDKNEDVNACQGHKWTLQSLWSCLEERGVNTKRLWATLRNLVIKALVSGESGLNRMYRQNVNFRYNCFELFGFDVLLDENLTPWLLEINISPSLHSDLPLDLHVKGPLIQAVLNTALYQVPPKLTEKQQNDILEELKLSGPLCHDKRLFTTCLRNEEIRKHNQFTNRTIEIREDYLEAILEHLQPDDVRCLLLSEDELSRCSPLERIFPTPDTYPYLKFIENPRYYNRLLDAWEHRYGHCREKGIELLRGYCENNYHLIVAEAGLAKEPLGVQNELDVIYAKKENDTGVSADTKDPNVDSGNPTTPVKSDNEISTNTSAAPQTPSVLPQNANHSNTTTKTHTTKNGLKTNSNLTNEINGDRIENVQQNPLANKKEVTSPQSTILKPNKQTKSHETTTVDRKLKTDIKAS; encoded by the exons ATGGCCCCAATAAGTGAAAAGAGGATGATatcacagcaacaacaacagcaacaatcgCATCAACCGTCAGAAGTTTCTATATTAGCACCAGCCGTGGCTATGATGAAAGATGGAGGTGGCTCCTCAGCAATTGGTGGGGCTCATGCCTTTATACAGAACGCATTGAGTCATCATCAtaataatcatcatcatcatcagcaccataatcatcaccatcatcatcacaaTCACCATCAGCATGCTAAAGAGAATGCCACTGGTGGCGCTGGTGGTGTACGCAAAAGTCTTCCGGGAAATACTAATCCAAAAAGTTTAGAAATTTTGGATTTCCATGAAACATGGCTGGAAGAAATGGAAGTTTACAAGGATATGATGCATGTGAAGAAACAAACACAACCTGCCCAATTACTTGGTTCCCACAATCACGCTCATACACCTCAAGGCTGCCAAATTGATGCGAATCATCAGAATTACCATCATCACAACCACCACCACAACAATGCAAGTGCCAATAAGATGTCGTCACATGTAACGACTGCTGCAACACCCGACTCGTCTGATGTCAAATCAATGGCCGGACGAACAATAGTTGGCAATGGTAATGTTGCTAATAATATTCCAAATGGATCTGCAAAGCGACGCATAGCAAATGATAACAAAACAAGAGTAAGGGTGGGGCAAACAATGCCAATGGAAACTTCTCTGAAAGAGGGACGTTCCGAGATGGCGAACGGAAATCAG ATGCATTTAAAGCGACCACGTGAAGAAACGCCTACTAAAATGGTAAATGGTGGTAATGGTGGAAATAAAATCACTTCCCCCAATTCCTCCAATCATACAAATGCTAAACGTTCGGGGCACAGTGTCACAACTCATGCAAATGCAACTAAAATACCCCCGCCTACTGCAGATACTACAATGGCCCCTAAAGCAACTATTGCAGCAATGACATCCTCATCGACTCCATTATCACCACCAGATTCAAGCACTACTGCCCATAATAATACAAAACTCACAACAACACCCGCTTCCCCTAACGCATCAGCTGATTGCAAGACCAATACCAAGATTATTGTTAATCAATTCCATGCCAGCAGTTTGCTTAATGGTcataaattggaagaaaaagaaaaaatcctAAAACAAAATGGTCTGAAAAATACATCACCGAATACTGCTAAAGAAACAAGCCTTTATGCTGCCAattatttggtaaatggtgatgCACGAAATAATGTAAATAACATTTCAAATGGTATGACAACGCCATCGAAAGATTCTAGTAATTATGTTGGTGTTTCTTTAGCGAATGAAGTTACCACCAATGGCAATACTCAGGAGGAATATCCCGATGATGATGATCCTAGTACAG CCATTGATGATGTTAATCTGGATACAGACAGTGATTTTGATGAGGATTATACAGGTGAACCTTTCCATATTAAAGATGATGATGGGGAGAAATTacaaagtaaaacaa AACCCTATGTGCATTATACACCCAAATGTATACTTTCGCCTAGTCTTTTTCCAAATGTACCACCCTACTTAAACTATTCTTCACATATTGATCCAGGACCACCAATGCCAGCAGCTTTGCATAAAATCTTAAAATGGAAGCTAAGTCCTGCTATGCCGAAAATTGTAAAAAGGATTGTATTAAACTCAGGTTTTCGTATTATAAAGA ATACTACCGATTGGATGGCTGTTTGGGAAAGGCATATGAAAAGTCCTGGTTTTCGAACAATACGATCACATCAGAAATATAATCATATGCCCGGATCGGTACGCATAGGACGCAAAGATAGTATATGGCGAAGTATAAATGAGAATGTAAAGAAATATGGTAGAAAAGAATTTGGTTTTATGCAAAA GTCATATATAATGCCCGAAGAATTGGAAGATTTAAGAAAAGCATGGCCTCGAAATGTTATACGTCGTACAAAATGGATAGTAAAACCACCAGCTAGTGCCCGAGGTACGGGAATAAGTATTGTAAATAAATGGTCACAATTCCCAAAGGATCGTCCATTGGTAGTGCAAAA ATATATTGAACGTCCTTTGCTGATAAATGATAACAAATTTGATATGCGCATCTATGTGATATTGACTTCCATAAATCCATTGCGCCTGTATATGTACAAAGATGGCTTGGCTCGTTTTGCATCgg ttaaaTACAGTTCCGAGTTAAATAGTCTAGATGAGCGCTGTATGCATCTCACCAATTACAGCATTAACAAATTCTCCGAGAGCTATGACAAAAATGAAGATGTCAATGCTTGCCAAGGGCATAAATGGACTTTGCAATCATTGTGGTCTTGTCTGGAAGAACGTGGCGTCAATACCAAACGATTATGGGCAACTTTACGCAATTTGGTGATTAAAGCCTTGGTTAGTGGCGAATCGGGGCTAAATCGTATGtatcgtcaaaatgttaatttccgTTACAATTGCTTTGAATTGTTTGGCTTTGATGTCCTGCTGGATGAGAATCTAACACCTTGGCTATTGGAGATTAATATCTCACCATCTCTGCATTCCGATTTGCCGCTTGATTTACATGTAAAGGGTCCTTTGATACAGGCTGTATTGAATACGGCCCTGTATCAAGTTCCTCCCAAACTAacggaaaaacaacaaaatgatattttggaagAGCTTAAACTGAGTGGTCCATTGTGCCACGATAAACGCCTATTCACAACCTGCCTACGCAATGAAGAAATACGAAAACATAATCAATTTACAAATCGTACCATAGAAATACGTGAAGACTATTTGGAAGCCATTCTCGAACATTTGCAACCTGATGATGTGCGATGTTTACTACTTAGTGAGGATGAACTAAGCCGTTGTAGTCCATTGGAAAGGATATTTCCTACACCAGACACGTATCcctatttgaaatttatagaaaatcctCGTTATTATAATCGTTTACTGGATGCCTGGGAGCATCGTTATGGCCATTGTAGGGAAAAAGGAATTGAGTTACTAAGGGGATACTGTGAAAATAACTATCATTTAATTGTAGCTGAAGCCGGATTGGCAAAG gaACCTCTGGGTGTTCAAAATGAACTTGATGTTATATATGCGAAAAAAGAAAATGATACTGGTGTTTCCGCCGATACAAAAGATCCCAATGTGGATAGTGGTAATCCTACCACCCCGGTGAAGAGTGATAATGAAATTTCTACCAATACTAGTGCTGCGCCTCAAACTCCTTCAGTTTTACCTCAGAATGCTAACCATTCAAACACTACCACTAAGACTCATACAACTAAAAATGGGTTGAAAACCAATTCAAATTTGACGAACGAAATTAATGGCGATCGAATCGAAAATGTACAACAAAATCCACTTGCCAACAAGAAGGAAGTTACTTCACCCCAAAGTACTATCCTTAaaccaaacaaacaaacgaaAAGTCAT GAAACAACAACTGTAGATCGTAAACTTAAGACTGATATAAAGGCTTCGTAA
- the TTLL4B gene encoding tubulin tyrosine ligase-like 4B isoform X3 codes for MAPISEKRMISQQQQQQQSHQPSEVSILAPAVAMMKDGGGSSAIGGAHAFIQNALSHHHNNHHHHQHHNHHHHHHNHHQHAKENATGGAGGVRKSLPGNTNPKSLEILDFHETWLEEMEVYKDMMHVKKQTQPAQLLGSHNHAHTPQGCQIDANHQNYHHHNHHHNNASANKMSSHVTTAATPDSSDVKSMAGRTIVGNGNVANNIPNGSAKRRIANDNKTRVRVGQTMPMETSLKEGRSEMANGNQMHLKRPREETPTKMVNGGNGGNKITSPNSSNHTNAKRSGHSVTTHANATKIPPPTADTTMAPKATIAAMTSSSTPLSPPDSSTTAHNNTKLTTTPASPNASADCKTNTKIIVNQFHASSLLNGHKLEEKEKILKQNGLKNTSPNTAKETSLYAANYLVNGDARNNVNNISNANEVTTNGNTQEEYPDDDDPSTAIDDVNLDTDSDFDEDYTGEPFHIKDDDGEKLQSKTKPYVHYTPKCILSPSLFPNVPPYLNYSSHIDPGPPMPAALHKILKWKLSPAMPKIVKRIVLNSGFRIIKNTTDWMAVWERHMKSPGFRTIRSHQKYNHMPGSVRIGRKDSIWRSINENVKKYGRKEFGFMQKSYIMPEELEDLRKAWPRNVIRRTKWIVKPPASARGTGISIVNKWSQFPKDRPLVVQKYIERPLLINDNKFDMRIYVILTSINPLRLYMYKDGLARFASVKYSSELNSLDERCMHLTNYSINKFSESYDKNEDVNACQGHKWTLQSLWSCLEERGVNTKRLWATLRNLVIKALVSGESGLNRMYRQNVNFRYNCFELFGFDVLLDENLTPWLLEINISPSLHSDLPLDLHVKGPLIQAVLNTALYQVPPKLTEKQQNDILEELKLSGPLCHDKRLFTTCLRNEEIRKHNQFTNRTIEIREDYLEAILEHLQPDDVRCLLLSEDELSRCSPLERIFPTPDTYPYLKFIENPRYYNRLLDAWEHRYGHCREKGIELLRGYCENNYHLIVAEAGLAKEPLGVQNELDVIYAKKENDTGVSADTKDPNVDSGNPTTPVKSDNEISTNTSAAPQTPSVLPQNANHSNTTTKTHTTKNGLKTNSNLTNEINGDRIENVQQNPLANKKEVTSPQSTILKPNKQTKSHETTTVDRKLKTDIKAS; via the exons ATGGCCCCAATAAGTGAAAAGAGGATGATatcacagcaacaacaacagcaacaatcgCATCAACCGTCAGAAGTTTCTATATTAGCACCAGCCGTGGCTATGATGAAAGATGGAGGTGGCTCCTCAGCAATTGGTGGGGCTCATGCCTTTATACAGAACGCATTGAGTCATCATCAtaataatcatcatcatcatcagcaccataatcatcaccatcatcatcacaaTCACCATCAGCATGCTAAAGAGAATGCCACTGGTGGCGCTGGTGGTGTACGCAAAAGTCTTCCGGGAAATACTAATCCAAAAAGTTTAGAAATTTTGGATTTCCATGAAACATGGCTGGAAGAAATGGAAGTTTACAAGGATATGATGCATGTGAAGAAACAAACACAACCTGCCCAATTACTTGGTTCCCACAATCACGCTCATACACCTCAAGGCTGCCAAATTGATGCGAATCATCAGAATTACCATCATCACAACCACCACCACAACAATGCAAGTGCCAATAAGATGTCGTCACATGTAACGACTGCTGCAACACCCGACTCGTCTGATGTCAAATCAATGGCCGGACGAACAATAGTTGGCAATGGTAATGTTGCTAATAATATTCCAAATGGATCTGCAAAGCGACGCATAGCAAATGATAACAAAACAAGAGTAAGGGTGGGGCAAACAATGCCAATGGAAACTTCTCTGAAAGAGGGACGTTCCGAGATGGCGAACGGAAATCAG ATGCATTTAAAGCGACCACGTGAAGAAACGCCTACTAAAATGGTAAATGGTGGTAATGGTGGAAATAAAATCACTTCCCCCAATTCCTCCAATCATACAAATGCTAAACGTTCGGGGCACAGTGTCACAACTCATGCAAATGCAACTAAAATACCCCCGCCTACTGCAGATACTACAATGGCCCCTAAAGCAACTATTGCAGCAATGACATCCTCATCGACTCCATTATCACCACCAGATTCAAGCACTACTGCCCATAATAATACAAAACTCACAACAACACCCGCTTCCCCTAACGCATCAGCTGATTGCAAGACCAATACCAAGATTATTGTTAATCAATTCCATGCCAGCAGTTTGCTTAATGGTcataaattggaagaaaaagaaaaaatcctAAAACAAAATGGTCTGAAAAATACATCACCGAATACTGCTAAAGAAACAAGCCTTTATGCTGCCAattatttggtaaatggtgatgCACGAAATAATGTAAATAACATTTCAAATG CGAATGAAGTTACCACCAATGGCAATACTCAGGAGGAATATCCCGATGATGATGATCCTAGTACAG CCATTGATGATGTTAATCTGGATACAGACAGTGATTTTGATGAGGATTATACAGGTGAACCTTTCCATATTAAAGATGATGATGGGGAGAAATTacaaagtaaaacaa AACCCTATGTGCATTATACACCCAAATGTATACTTTCGCCTAGTCTTTTTCCAAATGTACCACCCTACTTAAACTATTCTTCACATATTGATCCAGGACCACCAATGCCAGCAGCTTTGCATAAAATCTTAAAATGGAAGCTAAGTCCTGCTATGCCGAAAATTGTAAAAAGGATTGTATTAAACTCAGGTTTTCGTATTATAAAGA ATACTACCGATTGGATGGCTGTTTGGGAAAGGCATATGAAAAGTCCTGGTTTTCGAACAATACGATCACATCAGAAATATAATCATATGCCCGGATCGGTACGCATAGGACGCAAAGATAGTATATGGCGAAGTATAAATGAGAATGTAAAGAAATATGGTAGAAAAGAATTTGGTTTTATGCAAAA GTCATATATAATGCCCGAAGAATTGGAAGATTTAAGAAAAGCATGGCCTCGAAATGTTATACGTCGTACAAAATGGATAGTAAAACCACCAGCTAGTGCCCGAGGTACGGGAATAAGTATTGTAAATAAATGGTCACAATTCCCAAAGGATCGTCCATTGGTAGTGCAAAA ATATATTGAACGTCCTTTGCTGATAAATGATAACAAATTTGATATGCGCATCTATGTGATATTGACTTCCATAAATCCATTGCGCCTGTATATGTACAAAGATGGCTTGGCTCGTTTTGCATCgg ttaaaTACAGTTCCGAGTTAAATAGTCTAGATGAGCGCTGTATGCATCTCACCAATTACAGCATTAACAAATTCTCCGAGAGCTATGACAAAAATGAAGATGTCAATGCTTGCCAAGGGCATAAATGGACTTTGCAATCATTGTGGTCTTGTCTGGAAGAACGTGGCGTCAATACCAAACGATTATGGGCAACTTTACGCAATTTGGTGATTAAAGCCTTGGTTAGTGGCGAATCGGGGCTAAATCGTATGtatcgtcaaaatgttaatttccgTTACAATTGCTTTGAATTGTTTGGCTTTGATGTCCTGCTGGATGAGAATCTAACACCTTGGCTATTGGAGATTAATATCTCACCATCTCTGCATTCCGATTTGCCGCTTGATTTACATGTAAAGGGTCCTTTGATACAGGCTGTATTGAATACGGCCCTGTATCAAGTTCCTCCCAAACTAacggaaaaacaacaaaatgatattttggaagAGCTTAAACTGAGTGGTCCATTGTGCCACGATAAACGCCTATTCACAACCTGCCTACGCAATGAAGAAATACGAAAACATAATCAATTTACAAATCGTACCATAGAAATACGTGAAGACTATTTGGAAGCCATTCTCGAACATTTGCAACCTGATGATGTGCGATGTTTACTACTTAGTGAGGATGAACTAAGCCGTTGTAGTCCATTGGAAAGGATATTTCCTACACCAGACACGTATCcctatttgaaatttatagaaaatcctCGTTATTATAATCGTTTACTGGATGCCTGGGAGCATCGTTATGGCCATTGTAGGGAAAAAGGAATTGAGTTACTAAGGGGATACTGTGAAAATAACTATCATTTAATTGTAGCTGAAGCCGGATTGGCAAAG gaACCTCTGGGTGTTCAAAATGAACTTGATGTTATATATGCGAAAAAAGAAAATGATACTGGTGTTTCCGCCGATACAAAAGATCCCAATGTGGATAGTGGTAATCCTACCACCCCGGTGAAGAGTGATAATGAAATTTCTACCAATACTAGTGCTGCGCCTCAAACTCCTTCAGTTTTACCTCAGAATGCTAACCATTCAAACACTACCACTAAGACTCATACAACTAAAAATGGGTTGAAAACCAATTCAAATTTGACGAACGAAATTAATGGCGATCGAATCGAAAATGTACAACAAAATCCACTTGCCAACAAGAAGGAAGTTACTTCACCCCAAAGTACTATCCTTAaaccaaacaaacaaacgaaAAGTCAT GAAACAACAACTGTAGATCGTAAACTTAAGACTGATATAAAGGCTTCGTAA
- the TTLL4B gene encoding tubulin tyrosine ligase-like 4B isoform X2 → MAPISEKRMISQQQQQQQSHQPSEVSILAPAVAMMKDGGGSSAIGGAHAFIQNALSHHHNNHHHHQHHNHHHHHHNHHQHAKENATGGAGGVRKSLPGNTNPKSLEILDFHETWLEEMEVYKDMMHVKKQTQPAQLLGSHNHAHTPQGCQIDANHQNYHHHNHHHNNASANKMSSHVTTAATPDSSDVKSMAGRTIVGNGNVANNIPNGSAKRRIANDNKTRVRVGQTMPMETSLKEGRSEMANGNQRPREETPTKMVNGGNGGNKITSPNSSNHTNAKRSGHSVTTHANATKIPPPTADTTMAPKATIAAMTSSSTPLSPPDSSTTAHNNTKLTTTPASPNASADCKTNTKIIVNQFHASSLLNGHKLEEKEKILKQNGLKNTSPNTAKETSLYAANYLVNGDARNNVNNISNGMTTPSKDSSNYVGVSLANEVTTNGNTQEEYPDDDDPSTAIDDVNLDTDSDFDEDYTGEPFHIKDDDGEKLQSKTKPYVHYTPKCILSPSLFPNVPPYLNYSSHIDPGPPMPAALHKILKWKLSPAMPKIVKRIVLNSGFRIIKNTTDWMAVWERHMKSPGFRTIRSHQKYNHMPGSVRIGRKDSIWRSINENVKKYGRKEFGFMQKSYIMPEELEDLRKAWPRNVIRRTKWIVKPPASARGTGISIVNKWSQFPKDRPLVVQKYIERPLLINDNKFDMRIYVILTSINPLRLYMYKDGLARFASVKYSSELNSLDERCMHLTNYSINKFSESYDKNEDVNACQGHKWTLQSLWSCLEERGVNTKRLWATLRNLVIKALVSGESGLNRMYRQNVNFRYNCFELFGFDVLLDENLTPWLLEINISPSLHSDLPLDLHVKGPLIQAVLNTALYQVPPKLTEKQQNDILEELKLSGPLCHDKRLFTTCLRNEEIRKHNQFTNRTIEIREDYLEAILEHLQPDDVRCLLLSEDELSRCSPLERIFPTPDTYPYLKFIENPRYYNRLLDAWEHRYGHCREKGIELLRGYCENNYHLIVAEAGLAKEPLGVQNELDVIYAKKENDTGVSADTKDPNVDSGNPTTPVKSDNEISTNTSAAPQTPSVLPQNANHSNTTTKTHTTKNGLKTNSNLTNEINGDRIENVQQNPLANKKEVTSPQSTILKPNKQTKSHETTTVDRKLKTDIKAS, encoded by the exons ATGGCCCCAATAAGTGAAAAGAGGATGATatcacagcaacaacaacagcaacaatcgCATCAACCGTCAGAAGTTTCTATATTAGCACCAGCCGTGGCTATGATGAAAGATGGAGGTGGCTCCTCAGCAATTGGTGGGGCTCATGCCTTTATACAGAACGCATTGAGTCATCATCAtaataatcatcatcatcatcagcaccataatcatcaccatcatcatcacaaTCACCATCAGCATGCTAAAGAGAATGCCACTGGTGGCGCTGGTGGTGTACGCAAAAGTCTTCCGGGAAATACTAATCCAAAAAGTTTAGAAATTTTGGATTTCCATGAAACATGGCTGGAAGAAATGGAAGTTTACAAGGATATGATGCATGTGAAGAAACAAACACAACCTGCCCAATTACTTGGTTCCCACAATCACGCTCATACACCTCAAGGCTGCCAAATTGATGCGAATCATCAGAATTACCATCATCACAACCACCACCACAACAATGCAAGTGCCAATAAGATGTCGTCACATGTAACGACTGCTGCAACACCCGACTCGTCTGATGTCAAATCAATGGCCGGACGAACAATAGTTGGCAATGGTAATGTTGCTAATAATATTCCAAATGGATCTGCAAAGCGACGCATAGCAAATGATAACAAAACAAGAGTAAGGGTGGGGCAAACAATGCCAATGGAAACTTCTCTGAAAGAGGGACGTTCCGAGATGGCGAACGGAAATCAG CGACCACGTGAAGAAACGCCTACTAAAATGGTAAATGGTGGTAATGGTGGAAATAAAATCACTTCCCCCAATTCCTCCAATCATACAAATGCTAAACGTTCGGGGCACAGTGTCACAACTCATGCAAATGCAACTAAAATACCCCCGCCTACTGCAGATACTACAATGGCCCCTAAAGCAACTATTGCAGCAATGACATCCTCATCGACTCCATTATCACCACCAGATTCAAGCACTACTGCCCATAATAATACAAAACTCACAACAACACCCGCTTCCCCTAACGCATCAGCTGATTGCAAGACCAATACCAAGATTATTGTTAATCAATTCCATGCCAGCAGTTTGCTTAATGGTcataaattggaagaaaaagaaaaaatcctAAAACAAAATGGTCTGAAAAATACATCACCGAATACTGCTAAAGAAACAAGCCTTTATGCTGCCAattatttggtaaatggtgatgCACGAAATAATGTAAATAACATTTCAAATGGTATGACAACGCCATCGAAAGATTCTAGTAATTATGTTGGTGTTTCTTTAGCGAATGAAGTTACCACCAATGGCAATACTCAGGAGGAATATCCCGATGATGATGATCCTAGTACAG CCATTGATGATGTTAATCTGGATACAGACAGTGATTTTGATGAGGATTATACAGGTGAACCTTTCCATATTAAAGATGATGATGGGGAGAAATTacaaagtaaaacaa AACCCTATGTGCATTATACACCCAAATGTATACTTTCGCCTAGTCTTTTTCCAAATGTACCACCCTACTTAAACTATTCTTCACATATTGATCCAGGACCACCAATGCCAGCAGCTTTGCATAAAATCTTAAAATGGAAGCTAAGTCCTGCTATGCCGAAAATTGTAAAAAGGATTGTATTAAACTCAGGTTTTCGTATTATAAAGA ATACTACCGATTGGATGGCTGTTTGGGAAAGGCATATGAAAAGTCCTGGTTTTCGAACAATACGATCACATCAGAAATATAATCATATGCCCGGATCGGTACGCATAGGACGCAAAGATAGTATATGGCGAAGTATAAATGAGAATGTAAAGAAATATGGTAGAAAAGAATTTGGTTTTATGCAAAA GTCATATATAATGCCCGAAGAATTGGAAGATTTAAGAAAAGCATGGCCTCGAAATGTTATACGTCGTACAAAATGGATAGTAAAACCACCAGCTAGTGCCCGAGGTACGGGAATAAGTATTGTAAATAAATGGTCACAATTCCCAAAGGATCGTCCATTGGTAGTGCAAAA ATATATTGAACGTCCTTTGCTGATAAATGATAACAAATTTGATATGCGCATCTATGTGATATTGACTTCCATAAATCCATTGCGCCTGTATATGTACAAAGATGGCTTGGCTCGTTTTGCATCgg ttaaaTACAGTTCCGAGTTAAATAGTCTAGATGAGCGCTGTATGCATCTCACCAATTACAGCATTAACAAATTCTCCGAGAGCTATGACAAAAATGAAGATGTCAATGCTTGCCAAGGGCATAAATGGACTTTGCAATCATTGTGGTCTTGTCTGGAAGAACGTGGCGTCAATACCAAACGATTATGGGCAACTTTACGCAATTTGGTGATTAAAGCCTTGGTTAGTGGCGAATCGGGGCTAAATCGTATGtatcgtcaaaatgttaatttccgTTACAATTGCTTTGAATTGTTTGGCTTTGATGTCCTGCTGGATGAGAATCTAACACCTTGGCTATTGGAGATTAATATCTCACCATCTCTGCATTCCGATTTGCCGCTTGATTTACATGTAAAGGGTCCTTTGATACAGGCTGTATTGAATACGGCCCTGTATCAAGTTCCTCCCAAACTAacggaaaaacaacaaaatgatattttggaagAGCTTAAACTGAGTGGTCCATTGTGCCACGATAAACGCCTATTCACAACCTGCCTACGCAATGAAGAAATACGAAAACATAATCAATTTACAAATCGTACCATAGAAATACGTGAAGACTATTTGGAAGCCATTCTCGAACATTTGCAACCTGATGATGTGCGATGTTTACTACTTAGTGAGGATGAACTAAGCCGTTGTAGTCCATTGGAAAGGATATTTCCTACACCAGACACGTATCcctatttgaaatttatagaaaatcctCGTTATTATAATCGTTTACTGGATGCCTGGGAGCATCGTTATGGCCATTGTAGGGAAAAAGGAATTGAGTTACTAAGGGGATACTGTGAAAATAACTATCATTTAATTGTAGCTGAAGCCGGATTGGCAAAG gaACCTCTGGGTGTTCAAAATGAACTTGATGTTATATATGCGAAAAAAGAAAATGATACTGGTGTTTCCGCCGATACAAAAGATCCCAATGTGGATAGTGGTAATCCTACCACCCCGGTGAAGAGTGATAATGAAATTTCTACCAATACTAGTGCTGCGCCTCAAACTCCTTCAGTTTTACCTCAGAATGCTAACCATTCAAACACTACCACTAAGACTCATACAACTAAAAATGGGTTGAAAACCAATTCAAATTTGACGAACGAAATTAATGGCGATCGAATCGAAAATGTACAACAAAATCCACTTGCCAACAAGAAGGAAGTTACTTCACCCCAAAGTACTATCCTTAaaccaaacaaacaaacgaaAAGTCAT GAAACAACAACTGTAGATCGTAAACTTAAGACTGATATAAAGGCTTCGTAA